A region from the Sandaracinus amylolyticus genome encodes:
- a CDS encoding serine/threonine-protein kinase: protein MSDVLPVGRIGRYEVLGRLASGGMAEVFVARATGPREVARRVVVKRLLPHVVSDAAKVEAFVQEARLTSRLSHPNLCAVHDFGDEGGAFHLVLEWVRGPSLRRVIARAKETRSAVPIAITARIVASLASALHHAHVATDDAGRLLGIVHRDVTPENVIVGWNGVPKLIDFGIAKSVIDPRKTEVGVLKGKLAFISPEQYRGETLDGRSDVFALALCAFELLTGESLYERDSEFETVAAIVVDPSVPSVRERRADVPIELEQIVQRGLAKDRAARYASADEMARALDAWLATRGEPIGEREIAAWLGALFPGESSKEPALDRTPLDARPTPARMRTRSEEMHALQLTADAELDAEEMAKTERARRARIVVAMLLAALAALGVIAWAVARPRAAAPVVLESGG from the coding sequence GTGAGCGACGTGCTCCCGGTCGGGCGCATCGGCCGCTACGAGGTGCTCGGGCGCCTCGCGAGCGGCGGCATGGCCGAGGTGTTCGTCGCGCGCGCGACCGGTCCGCGCGAGGTCGCGCGTCGCGTGGTCGTGAAGCGCCTGCTCCCGCACGTCGTGTCGGATGCCGCGAAGGTCGAGGCGTTCGTGCAGGAAGCGCGGCTCACGTCGCGCCTCTCGCACCCGAACCTCTGCGCGGTGCACGACTTCGGCGACGAGGGCGGTGCGTTCCACCTCGTGCTCGAGTGGGTGCGCGGGCCCTCGCTGCGCCGCGTGATCGCGCGCGCGAAGGAGACGCGGAGCGCCGTGCCGATCGCGATCACGGCGCGCATCGTCGCGAGCCTCGCGAGCGCGCTGCACCACGCGCACGTCGCGACGGATGACGCGGGGAGGCTGCTCGGGATCGTGCATCGCGACGTCACGCCCGAGAACGTGATCGTCGGGTGGAACGGCGTGCCCAAGCTGATCGACTTCGGCATCGCGAAGTCGGTGATCGATCCGCGCAAGACCGAGGTGGGCGTGCTCAAGGGCAAGCTCGCGTTCATCTCGCCCGAGCAGTATCGCGGCGAGACGCTCGACGGGCGCAGCGACGTGTTCGCGCTCGCGCTCTGCGCGTTCGAGCTGCTCACCGGCGAGTCGCTCTACGAGCGCGACTCGGAGTTCGAGACGGTCGCGGCGATCGTGGTCGATCCCAGCGTGCCCTCGGTGCGGGAGCGACGCGCGGACGTGCCGATCGAGCTCGAGCAGATCGTGCAGCGCGGGCTCGCGAAGGATCGCGCGGCGCGCTACGCGAGCGCGGACGAGATGGCGCGCGCGCTCGACGCGTGGCTCGCGACGCGCGGCGAGCCGATCGGCGAGCGCGAGATCGCGGCGTGGCTCGGCGCGCTCTTCCCGGGCGAGTCGAGCAAGGAGCCGGCGCTCGACCGGACGCCGCTCGACGCGCGCCCCACGCCGGCGCGGATGCGCACCCGCAGCGAGGAGATGCACGCGCTGCAGCTCACCGCCGACGCCGAGCTCGACGCGGAGGAGATGGCGAAGACCGAGCGTGCCCGGCGCGCGCGGATCGTCGTCGCGATGCTGCTCGCGGCGCTCGCGGCGCTCGGGGTCATCGCCTGGGCGGTCGCGCGGCCGCGCGCGGCGGCTCCCGTCGTGTTGGAAAGCGGGGGCTGA
- the hisS gene encoding histidine--tRNA ligase, producing the protein MNDVLPEAIARWHRVERAFREISTRYGYTEVRTPIVEPTQLFVRSIGEATDIVEKEMYTFEDRGEGMLTLRPEGTAGAVRAFVEHAVSGREPISKWSYLGPMFRRERPQRGRYRQFWQAGLECFGDPGPHVDAEMIELVVTLLASLGVQDLEVLVNSLGSGDTRARYRDALTKYFEPNRDRLSPESQRRLVANPLRILDSKSPVDRELSAGAPSLLEFLDDADREHFDELQRALTALDVKFRVEPTLVRGLDYYSRTLFEVQGRGGELGAQNTICGGGRYDGLVKELGGPDVPSIGFAAGIERILLVMGGEDRAPTIDVAVAVADAALRVDASVLLRDLRAAGLVADGDLRGQSLKSQLRRADKLGAKVVLVLGPAETERGVVQLKDLAAHSSSEVPRAEVVARVRDRVRESA; encoded by the coding sequence ATGAACGACGTCCTCCCCGAGGCGATCGCGCGCTGGCATCGGGTGGAGCGCGCGTTCCGGGAGATCTCGACGCGCTACGGCTACACCGAGGTGCGCACGCCGATCGTGGAGCCGACGCAGCTCTTCGTGCGCTCGATCGGCGAGGCGACCGACATCGTCGAGAAGGAGATGTACACCTTCGAGGATCGCGGCGAGGGCATGCTCACGCTGCGTCCCGAGGGCACCGCGGGCGCGGTGCGCGCGTTCGTCGAGCACGCGGTGAGCGGCCGCGAGCCGATCTCGAAGTGGTCGTACCTCGGCCCGATGTTCCGCCGCGAGCGACCGCAACGCGGGCGCTATCGCCAGTTCTGGCAGGCGGGGCTCGAGTGCTTCGGCGATCCCGGACCGCACGTCGACGCGGAGATGATCGAGCTCGTCGTGACGCTGCTCGCGTCGCTCGGCGTGCAGGACCTCGAGGTGCTCGTGAACTCGCTCGGCTCGGGCGACACGCGCGCGCGATATCGCGATGCGCTCACGAAGTATTTCGAGCCGAATCGCGATCGGCTGAGCCCGGAGTCGCAGCGTCGCCTCGTCGCGAACCCGCTGCGCATCCTCGATAGCAAGAGCCCGGTCGATCGCGAGCTCTCCGCGGGCGCGCCGAGCCTGCTCGAGTTCCTCGACGACGCGGATCGCGAGCACTTCGACGAGCTGCAGCGCGCGCTCACCGCGCTCGACGTGAAGTTCCGGGTGGAGCCCACGCTCGTGCGCGGGCTCGACTACTACTCGCGCACGCTGTTCGAGGTGCAGGGGCGCGGTGGTGAGCTCGGCGCGCAGAACACGATCTGCGGCGGCGGTCGCTACGACGGGCTCGTGAAGGAGCTCGGTGGGCCCGACGTGCCGTCGATCGGGTTCGCGGCGGGCATCGAGCGGATCCTGCTCGTGATGGGCGGCGAGGATCGTGCGCCGACGATCGACGTCGCGGTCGCGGTGGCGGACGCGGCGCTGCGCGTCGATGCGTCGGTGCTGCTCCGCGATCTGCGCGCGGCGGGCCTCGTCGCGGACGGCGATCTGCGCGGGCAGTCGCTCAAGAGCCAGCTGCGCCGCGCGGACAAGCTCGGCGCGAAGGTGGTGCTCGTGCTGGGGCCTGCGGAGACGGAGCGCGGCGTCGTGCAGCTGAAGGATCTCGCGGCGCACAGCTCGAGCGAAGTGCCGCGCGCCGAGGTCGTCGCGCGCGTGCGCGACCGGGTGCGGGAGAGCGCGTGA
- a CDS encoding ATP-binding protein has protein sequence MSADAALRWTWCAIYGFAAVYYLALWARTHRRDPEHASYACICAGLAIHAAGAALLCDAATLSAGTLAVRLQYAGSIAASAFFVDFTSHLVERPRRRVVLAAYAVAALGLLLDVTGRLVDPARSTLHAPMATDLPRVAIEPSLRVEGIVVLVVSIAFGLVAVAALVRSARRDADARLVLVGVVITFAAGIHDMVVHGLGLGSQYVAEHAGLAPSIAVGIVLMRRFVRAARELEQRTDELARSYDELRQTQEELVRKEQLAAVGELSAVIAHEVRNPLAILKNAVSSLRRPTLTHVDRGVLLSILDEETDRLNRLVRDLLAYARPVAPKGSSVEVEPLVTRAFELACGGRREHTDVHLELELDGAPSAVLGDAELLRHAIVNVMDNALQAMGPRGRLRVEATPTALDARPAISLAFTDTGEGMDTLVRAKALDPFFTTRPAGTGLGLAIVDRVVKNHGGTLSIESAPGAGTTVTLTLPAVSA, from the coding sequence ATGTCGGCCGACGCGGCGCTGCGGTGGACGTGGTGCGCGATCTACGGATTCGCGGCCGTGTACTACCTCGCGCTCTGGGCGCGCACGCATCGCCGCGATCCCGAGCACGCGTCGTACGCGTGCATCTGCGCAGGGCTCGCGATCCACGCGGCAGGCGCGGCGCTCCTCTGCGACGCCGCCACGCTCTCCGCGGGCACGCTCGCGGTGCGCCTGCAGTACGCAGGCTCGATCGCGGCGAGCGCGTTCTTCGTCGACTTCACCTCGCACCTCGTCGAGCGCCCGCGCCGGCGCGTCGTGCTCGCCGCGTACGCGGTCGCGGCGCTCGGCCTCCTGCTCGACGTCACCGGACGCCTCGTCGACCCCGCGCGCTCCACGCTGCACGCGCCGATGGCCACCGATCTGCCGCGCGTCGCGATCGAGCCGTCGCTGCGCGTCGAGGGCATCGTCGTGCTGGTCGTCAGCATCGCGTTCGGGCTCGTCGCGGTCGCGGCGCTCGTGCGCTCCGCGCGACGCGATGCCGACGCGCGCCTCGTGCTCGTCGGCGTCGTCATCACGTTCGCCGCCGGCATCCACGACATGGTCGTGCACGGCCTCGGGCTCGGCAGCCAGTACGTCGCCGAGCACGCGGGCCTCGCGCCCTCGATCGCCGTCGGCATCGTGCTCATGCGTCGGTTCGTGCGCGCCGCGCGCGAGCTCGAGCAGCGCACCGACGAGCTCGCGCGCAGCTACGACGAGCTCCGCCAGACGCAGGAAGAGCTCGTTCGCAAGGAGCAGCTCGCCGCCGTCGGCGAGCTCTCCGCCGTGATCGCGCACGAGGTCCGCAACCCGCTCGCGATCCTCAAGAACGCCGTCTCGAGCCTGCGCCGCCCGACGCTCACGCACGTCGATCGCGGCGTGCTCCTCTCGATCCTCGACGAGGAGACCGATCGCCTCAACCGCCTCGTCCGCGATCTCCTCGCGTACGCGCGCCCGGTTGCGCCCAAGGGCAGCTCGGTCGAGGTCGAGCCGCTGGTCACGCGCGCGTTCGAGCTCGCGTGCGGCGGACGTCGCGAGCACACCGACGTGCACCTCGAGCTCGAGCTCGACGGCGCGCCGTCCGCGGTGCTCGGCGACGCCGAGCTCCTGCGCCATGCGATCGTCAACGTGATGGACAACGCGCTGCAGGCGATGGGGCCCCGCGGTCGCCTGCGCGTCGAGGCCACGCCCACCGCGCTCGACGCGCGCCCGGCGATCTCGCTCGCGTTCACCGACACCGGCGAGGGCATGGACACGCTCGTGCGCGCGAAGGCGCTCGATCCCTTCTTCACCACGCGCCCCGCGGGCACCGGCCTCGGCCTCGCGATCGTCGATCGCGTCGTGAAGAACCACGGCGGCACGCTCTCGATCGAGAGCGCGCCCGGCGCCGGCACCACCGTCACCCTCACGCTCCCGGCGGTGAGCGCGTGA
- a CDS encoding CehA/McbA family metallohydrolase — MALWTHGEGRYLRDPRLVAPGASSVADLHVLRWDEQGEAHVVVALEAHGELASEPRELLRSSALSGLTHDASSPRVADAPSSEEEARDGAWRVRIVREGARGSVIVEGASRGPVIAWDASAIVAAPAIVATDDGAWIAFHHDLREDDGAPDVVKWIALRFVTREGEVLEPAAPMRERDRDREGEEQGFELPSMLVGDDGAIALFGRGSHRFYRQDLDASGWGPRVALGADEGWGCRGRRVAVRAIGAGRALTARREKQGIVIEAIDAPRGGRPALVPARVVHEGSRPRRDAPRRPDAPDPAARWSRATLFGDIHQHSAHSDGCGVADEPYLRARYGYGDDFVALTDHESFLGKRIGPGEWGYLQSVADRHDDPGSFATLIAYEWTGRRHPGPGHKVVYLPCTGLPIVSRDVVPEGKALVDAVKALGGFAVPHHVGWTGADESAHDPDGQPVWEICSCHGCYLTADHPLGARGDLRDQMVEEVLRRGHRFGFIACSDGHGLLWHHGVARKRDPFRTGLTAVQAKARTRDAILDAIRERRCYATSGVPILLDVIANGSLPMGSEVRASAPVRIEAEAIGTSTIRELSIVSARGVIATARGANARARVECELEAGWAYAKVVQDDGEMAWSSPIFVDRDA, encoded by the coding sequence ATGGCCCTCTGGACGCACGGCGAAGGGCGCTACCTGCGCGATCCGCGGCTCGTCGCGCCGGGCGCGAGCTCGGTCGCCGACCTCCACGTGCTGCGCTGGGACGAGCAGGGCGAGGCCCACGTCGTCGTCGCGCTCGAAGCGCACGGCGAGCTCGCGTCCGAGCCGCGCGAGCTGCTGCGCTCGAGCGCGCTCTCCGGCCTCACGCACGACGCATCGTCGCCGCGCGTCGCCGACGCGCCGAGCAGCGAAGAAGAAGCGCGCGACGGCGCGTGGCGCGTGCGCATCGTGCGCGAGGGCGCGCGTGGAAGCGTGATCGTCGAGGGCGCATCGCGCGGCCCGGTGATCGCGTGGGACGCGAGCGCGATCGTCGCCGCGCCCGCGATCGTCGCGACGGACGACGGAGCGTGGATCGCGTTCCACCACGACCTCCGCGAGGACGACGGCGCGCCCGACGTCGTGAAGTGGATCGCGCTGCGCTTCGTGACGCGCGAGGGCGAGGTCCTCGAGCCCGCCGCGCCGATGCGCGAGCGCGATCGCGACCGCGAGGGCGAGGAGCAAGGCTTCGAGCTCCCGTCGATGCTCGTCGGCGACGACGGAGCGATCGCGCTCTTCGGTCGCGGCTCGCATCGCTTCTACCGTCAGGATCTCGACGCGAGCGGCTGGGGCCCCCGCGTCGCGCTGGGCGCCGACGAAGGCTGGGGATGTCGCGGGCGTCGCGTCGCGGTGCGCGCGATCGGCGCCGGGCGCGCGCTCACCGCGCGACGCGAGAAGCAGGGCATCGTGATCGAGGCGATCGACGCGCCGCGCGGCGGACGACCCGCGCTCGTGCCCGCGCGCGTCGTGCACGAGGGATCACGCCCGCGCCGCGACGCGCCGCGTCGGCCCGACGCCCCCGATCCCGCGGCGCGCTGGTCGCGCGCCACGCTCTTCGGCGACATCCACCAGCACAGCGCGCACTCCGACGGATGCGGCGTCGCCGACGAGCCCTATCTGCGCGCGCGCTACGGCTACGGCGACGACTTCGTCGCGCTCACGGATCACGAGTCGTTCCTCGGCAAGCGCATCGGGCCCGGCGAGTGGGGCTATCTGCAGTCGGTCGCGGATCGCCACGACGATCCCGGATCGTTCGCGACGCTGATCGCCTACGAGTGGACCGGTCGACGTCATCCGGGCCCCGGCCACAAGGTCGTGTACCTGCCGTGCACCGGCCTGCCGATCGTGTCGCGCGACGTGGTGCCCGAGGGCAAAGCGCTCGTCGACGCGGTGAAGGCGCTCGGCGGGTTCGCGGTGCCGCATCACGTCGGATGGACCGGCGCCGACGAAAGCGCGCACGATCCCGACGGCCAGCCGGTCTGGGAGATCTGCTCCTGCCACGGCTGCTACCTGACCGCGGATCATCCGCTCGGCGCGCGCGGCGATCTGCGTGATCAGATGGTCGAGGAGGTGCTGCGGCGCGGTCATCGCTTCGGCTTCATCGCGTGCAGCGACGGACACGGCCTGCTCTGGCATCACGGCGTGGCGCGAAAGCGCGATCCGTTTCGCACCGGGCTCACCGCGGTGCAGGCGAAGGCACGCACGCGCGACGCGATCCTCGACGCGATTCGAGAGCGACGCTGCTACGCGACGAGCGGCGTGCCGATCCTGCTCGACGTGATCGCGAACGGCTCGCTCCCGATGGGCAGCGAGGTCCGCGCGAGCGCGCCGGTGCGCATCGAGGCCGAGGCGATCGGGACGAGCACGATCCGCGAGCTCTCGATCGTGAGCGCGCGCGGCGTGATCGCGACCGCGCGTGGTGCGAACGCACGCGCGCGCGTCGAGTGCGAGCTCGAGGCGGGCTGGGCGTACGCGAAAGTCGTGCAGGACGACGGCGAGATGGCCTGGTCGAGCCCGATCTTCGTCGATCGCGACGCGTAG
- a CDS encoding AAA family ATPase, which translates to MSEFLRFHGTDSYLTNEALEAAVNCALVLQRPLLVKGEPGTGKTLLAEAISAALGLRLLTWHVKSTTRAQDGLYVYDTVQRLYDSRFGDGDVKDIRRYIKYGPLGQAFASKERVVLLIDEVDKADIEFPNDLLHELDRMRFRVNETDDEIAASHRPVVIITSNNEKELPDAFLRRCVFHFIDFPDQELMKRIVAVHHPDVDTQLVDHALRVFYELRDMKRLRKRPSTSELIDWIAVLRASGLSDVRLEGKVPFLGTLLKKEQDLATLADQLAGGRRFRS; encoded by the coding sequence ATGAGCGAGTTCCTGCGTTTCCACGGGACCGACAGCTACCTGACCAACGAGGCCCTCGAGGCCGCCGTGAACTGCGCGCTGGTGCTCCAGCGGCCGCTCCTCGTGAAGGGCGAGCCCGGCACCGGCAAGACGCTGCTCGCGGAGGCGATCTCCGCCGCGCTCGGTCTTCGCCTGCTCACGTGGCACGTGAAGAGCACGACGCGCGCGCAGGACGGCCTCTACGTCTACGACACCGTGCAGCGCCTCTACGACTCGCGCTTCGGCGACGGCGACGTGAAGGACATCCGCCGCTACATCAAGTACGGCCCGCTCGGTCAGGCGTTCGCGTCGAAGGAGCGCGTGGTCCTCTTGATCGACGAGGTCGACAAGGCGGACATCGAGTTCCCGAACGATCTGCTCCACGAGCTCGATCGCATGCGCTTCCGGGTGAACGAGACCGACGACGAGATCGCCGCGTCGCACCGCCCGGTCGTGATCATCACGAGCAACAACGAGAAGGAGCTGCCGGACGCGTTCCTCCGTCGCTGCGTCTTCCACTTCATCGACTTCCCGGACCAGGAGCTGATGAAGCGCATCGTCGCGGTGCACCACCCCGACGTCGACACGCAGCTCGTCGATCACGCGCTGCGCGTCTTCTACGAGCTCCGCGACATGAAGCGCCTGCGCAAGCGCCCGAGCACGAGCGAGCTGATCGACTGGATCGCGGTGCTGCGCGCGTCGGGCCTCAGCGACGTGCGCCTCGAGGGCAAGGTGCCCTTCCTCGGCACGCTGCTGAAGAAGGAGCAGGACCTCGCGACGCTCGCCGATCAGCTCGCGGGCGGTCGTCGCTTCCGGTCCTGA
- a CDS encoding vWA domain-containing protein, whose amino-acid sequence MIVPFLYVLRSQKVPVGTTEVIQLARALEAGLHDSSLDGFYHVARAILVHSEAHYDAFDQAFAHHFRGAELQAKELRKELLEWLEEAIERPTELTDEERAMLEQYDLETLKRMFEERLNEQTERHDGGNRWIGTGGTSPFGNSGAAPRPGIRVGGRGGGRSAVQIAQRRAWQGYRDDLTLDVRQMQVALRKLRAFAREGAQDELDIQGSIDATAKNAGELEVVLRPPRRPNVRVLLVMDVGGSMEPYAHLCSRLFSAASKATHFKELRHYYFHNCVYGHVYEDEKFTKPKKVRDLLAECGPHYKLIMVGDALMAPYELLQSGGSIDLGDENRVEGIRWLQTLQEHFERSCWLNPEPEKYWSGNTIEYVKNVFDMFPLTVHGLGEAVGHLTKGKGLRKAG is encoded by the coding sequence GTGATCGTCCCCTTCCTCTACGTGCTCCGCAGCCAGAAGGTGCCGGTCGGCACCACGGAGGTCATCCAGCTCGCGCGCGCGCTGGAGGCAGGGCTGCACGACTCGTCGCTCGACGGCTTCTATCACGTCGCGCGCGCCATCCTCGTGCACTCCGAGGCGCACTACGACGCGTTCGATCAGGCGTTCGCGCACCACTTCCGCGGCGCGGAGCTGCAGGCGAAGGAGCTCCGCAAGGAGCTGCTCGAGTGGCTCGAGGAAGCGATCGAGCGCCCGACCGAGCTCACCGACGAAGAGCGCGCGATGCTCGAGCAGTACGACCTCGAGACGCTCAAGCGCATGTTCGAGGAGCGCCTGAACGAGCAGACCGAGCGCCACGACGGCGGCAACCGCTGGATCGGCACCGGCGGCACCTCGCCCTTCGGCAATTCGGGCGCCGCGCCGCGCCCCGGCATTCGCGTCGGCGGCCGCGGCGGTGGACGCAGCGCGGTGCAGATCGCGCAGCGCCGCGCGTGGCAGGGCTATCGCGACGATCTCACGCTCGACGTGCGCCAGATGCAGGTCGCGCTGCGCAAGCTGCGCGCGTTCGCGCGCGAGGGCGCGCAGGACGAGCTCGACATCCAGGGCTCGATCGACGCGACGGCGAAGAACGCGGGCGAGCTCGAGGTCGTGCTGCGCCCGCCGCGTCGGCCCAACGTGCGCGTGCTGCTCGTGATGGACGTCGGCGGCTCGATGGAGCCGTACGCGCATCTGTGCTCGCGCCTCTTCAGCGCGGCGAGCAAGGCGACGCACTTCAAGGAGCTGCGCCACTACTACTTCCACAACTGCGTGTACGGCCACGTCTACGAGGACGAGAAGTTCACGAAGCCGAAGAAGGTGCGCGATCTGCTCGCGGAGTGCGGCCCGCACTACAAGCTGATCATGGTCGGCGACGCGCTGATGGCGCCGTACGAGCTGCTCCAGTCGGGCGGCTCGATCGACCTCGGTGACGAGAACCGTGTCGAGGGGATCCGCTGGCTCCAGACGCTGCAGGAGCACTTCGAGCGCAGCTGCTGGCTCAACCCCGAGCCCGAGAAGTACTGGAGCGGCAACACGATCGAGTACGTGAAGAACGTGTTCGACATGTTCCCGCTGACCGTCCACGGGCTCGGCGAGGCAGTGGGTCACCTGACGAAGGGCAAGGGGCTCCGCAAGGCCGGCTGA
- a CDS encoding two-component system sensor histidine kinase NtrB has product MIPTSAVVCLATAGVYLFVAAHFGGLWAMRRNTREHGLFAVLCVVLAAFALGVAWQRTTQTVAEAVPAQMLIFTSVSLAMAAYAAFCEQVGGRGLAVPTPTPVERLAWVVGGIGAAITLSGLSLDPAVPSVHWDGRLTSHGGHAIPQLLPLGWAGLVGGLAATTIAVARLGRRALADRDLRSTFIAACLPVLVGIADAVERAYGPGTSIASALAPLTAVVGITWALLGRMGRVETELAARTEELASSYDRVREAQQELVRKEQLAAVGELSAVIAHEVRNPLAVIRNAVSGLRRPELKAADVETLLVILDEEADRLNRLVQDLLAYARPAEPTPESIELPRMLERAVELAREGQSHRKNIEFELQFDETVASIECDAALLRHALINIADNAIQAMPEGGTVSVRVRATELDGRPAVAIDFHDEGEGMDTLVRSKARDPFFTTRQTGTGLGLAIVDRVARVHGGRVEIESRHGQGTTVTLVLPRQRVSLALPGSFS; this is encoded by the coding sequence GTGATCCCCACGAGCGCCGTCGTCTGCCTCGCCACCGCGGGCGTCTACCTCTTCGTCGCGGCGCACTTCGGCGGGCTCTGGGCGATGCGCCGCAACACGCGCGAGCACGGCCTCTTCGCGGTGCTCTGCGTCGTGCTCGCCGCGTTCGCGCTCGGCGTCGCGTGGCAGCGCACGACGCAGACCGTCGCCGAGGCCGTGCCCGCGCAGATGCTCATCTTCACGTCGGTCTCGCTCGCGATGGCCGCGTACGCCGCGTTCTGCGAGCAGGTCGGCGGGCGCGGCCTCGCGGTGCCCACGCCGACCCCGGTCGAGCGCCTCGCGTGGGTCGTCGGCGGCATCGGCGCCGCGATCACGCTCTCCGGGCTCTCGCTCGATCCCGCGGTGCCTTCGGTGCACTGGGACGGGCGCCTCACCTCGCACGGCGGCCACGCGATCCCGCAGCTCCTACCACTCGGCTGGGCCGGGCTCGTCGGAGGGCTCGCCGCGACCACCATCGCCGTCGCGCGGCTCGGGCGCCGTGCGCTCGCCGATCGCGATCTGCGATCGACCTTCATCGCGGCCTGCTTGCCGGTGCTCGTCGGCATCGCCGACGCGGTCGAGCGCGCGTACGGACCGGGCACGTCGATCGCGAGCGCGCTCGCGCCGCTCACCGCGGTCGTCGGGATCACGTGGGCGCTGCTCGGGCGCATGGGGCGCGTCGAGACCGAGCTCGCGGCGCGCACCGAGGAGCTCGCATCGAGCTACGACCGCGTGCGCGAGGCGCAGCAGGAGCTCGTGCGCAAGGAGCAGCTCGCCGCGGTGGGCGAGCTCTCCGCGGTCATCGCGCACGAGGTGCGCAACCCGCTCGCGGTGATCCGCAACGCGGTGTCGGGCCTGCGCCGTCCCGAGCTCAAGGCGGCCGACGTCGAGACGCTGCTCGTGATCCTCGACGAAGAAGCGGATCGCCTGAACCGCCTCGTGCAGGACCTCCTCGCGTACGCGCGGCCCGCGGAGCCGACGCCGGAGTCGATCGAGCTGCCGCGCATGCTCGAGCGCGCCGTCGAGCTCGCGCGCGAGGGCCAGTCGCACCGCAAGAACATCGAGTTCGAGCTGCAGTTCGACGAGACCGTCGCGAGCATCGAGTGTGACGCCGCGCTGCTGCGCCACGCGCTGATCAACATCGCCGATAACGCGATCCAGGCGATGCCCGAGGGCGGCACGGTCTCGGTGCGCGTGCGCGCGACCGAGCTCGACGGGCGCCCCGCCGTCGCGATCGACTTCCACGACGAGGGCGAGGGCATGGACACGCTCGTGCGCAGCAAGGCGCGCGATCCGTTCTTCACCACGAGACAGACCGGCACCGGCCTCGGCCTCGCGATCGTCGATCGCGTCGCGCGCGTGCACGGCGGGCGGGTCGAGATCGAGAGCCGCCACGGCCAGGGCACCACGGTGACGCTCGTGCTGCCGCGCCAGCGCGTCTCCCTGGCGCTGCCGGGCTCGTTCTCCTGA